CAAAGCTTTTCGTGATTTAACCTTGAAAGAAATTGAAAGGGTACAATTTGTTCCTACCTGGGGTAAAGAAAAAATATATGGTATGGTAGAGACGAGAACCGACTGGTGTATTTCCCGTCAAAGGGTATGGGGAGTACCCATCCCGGTTTTCTACTGTAAAGGATGCAAAGAAATTATAGTCAATGAAGAAACTGTCAATTCGGTTAAAAAATTATTCCTAGAAAAAGGATCGGATTCTTGGTTTTCTTTGTCTGCTAGGGAGATTTTACCCGAAGATTATAAATGTCCCCATTGCCAGGGTAAAGATTTTGAAAAAGAGAAAGATATCATGGACGTGTGGTTTGACTCTGGATGCAGCCATGCGGCAGTACTCAGGAAGAGAAAGGAACTTCACTGGCCGGCGGAAATGTATTTAGAAGGGACTGACCAACATAGAGGTTGGTTCCAAACTTCGTTACTTACCTCGGTAGCTGCTTTTAAAAAAGCTCCTTACAAAACAGTTCTAACTCATGGTTTTATTGTGGATGCGGAAGGTAGGAAAATGTCTAAATCTATTGGTAATGTCATTGCTCCTCAGAAGATAATCGAAAAATACGGAGCAGATATATTAAGGTTATGGGTAGCCTCTTCTGATTACCGAACGGATATCAGGATTTCTTCCAAAATATTAGATCAATTAGTGGAAATATATCGGAGGATCAGAAATACTGCCCGCTTTATACTGGGAAATTTGAGTGATTTTAATCCCCGGACAGATATGGTTTCTTATCATAATTTGGACCAATTAGACTGCTTAATCTTGAGTAATTTTCAAAGTTTAGTGAAAAGAGTTAACGAAAGCTATAATCAATTCGAATTTCATTCTCTCTATCACGAAATTCATAACTTTTGTGCTATCGATTTGAGTTCATTTTATCTGGACATTATTAAAGATAGACTTTACACTGCCTTTTCCGATTCCCTAGAACGCCGAGCAGCTCAGACAGTATTGTATCAAATAATCAATGATTTAGTTAAAATGATTGCTCCAGTATTAAGTTTTACCGCAGAAGAAATTTGGCAGTATTTGAGAGAAATTGAAAAAGGCGAGGAAAGTGTTTTTCTCACTTCTTGGCCGGAAGTGAACGACAATTATAGAGATAAAAAGTTAGAACAAAAATGGGATAACCTTTTAAAAATCAGAAAAGATGTTTTAAAGGCACTAGAAATAAAAAGAGGAGAAGGCTTTATTGGTAATTCTTTGGAGGCACAGGTAAATATTTATACCACTAATAAAGAAATTTACGATTATTTGATTTCTTTTAAGGGTCAGTTAGAAACCATATTTATCGTTTCCAAAACCGATATAGTTCATGGAAAAGGAGATAAGGAGCTCTCTTTTGATGCTTATGCCGGTGTTGAATTTCCGGATATTACAGTGCTAATCACCAGGGCACCTGGTAAAAAGTGCGAAAGGTGCTGGTGTTATAGCGAAACGGTAGGAGAAGATCAAAAACATCCGACTATCTGCCATAGATGTGCTAAAGTAATGCATGAGCATTTTAAGGAGTAAAAAAAATACCATGGGATTTATACTTTTTACTCTGTTTATTATCTTGCTTGATCAGGCAAGTAAGATCTATATTCAGTACAATATGCAGATAGGAGAGTCTATTCCGATCATAACGGGAATATTTCATATTACTTATATAGAGAATCCATATACCGCTTTCGGACTTTTTAGATATCAAACTATATTTTTTGTTATTGCGGCGTTAGTTTCGATAATTATAATTATTTTAATTTACAAGAAAGTAATTTTCAAGGAAGACCCTTTTATGTATATTCCTTTGACACTCATTCTTAGCGGTGCAGTAGGCAATCTGATTGATCGAGTGAGAGTTAGTGGAAGGGTAATAGATTTTATAGATTTTAAAATATGGCCGATTTTCAATATTGCCGATTCAGCGATAGTGTGCGGAATGCTGGTATTATTGATTCATATTTTGTTCCACTCCTCGGAAAAAGAAGATGAGGGGGAAGGGGAAAAGGGGGAAGAGTGGGAAAAAGAGGAAAAGTATAAAGAACAAAATAAGGAGTAAATTTTAATGTATAGAATATTATTTACCATTGGTTCATTTTCTATATATTCTTATGGATTAATGATTGCTTTAGCTTTTATTACAGCTATTCTTTTTGCCATGAAAGAAGCAAAAAAAATAGGAGAAGATCCGGAAAGAATTTTAGATATAAGCCTGTATGTTATTTTAGGTGCCCTGATAGGAGGCCGATTGGGGTATGTCTTAATTTATCTCGATTATTATATGAAAAATCCTCTGAAAATATTATATTTTAGGCAGGGAGGATTAAGCTTTTTGGGGGGATTTTTGGTAGCTTATTTCCTATGCTGGTTGTATGTAAGGAAAACTAAAATATCTTTTTGGAAATATGCTGATATTGCTGCTCCCTCCATTGCTCTAGGGATAGCTATCGGAAGGATAGGCTGTTTTTTAAATGGCTGCTGCTTTGGGGTAGTATCGGAAAATTACGGGATCAAATTTCCCTCCTTAAATATGCCCCCGGTATATTTACAGCAGCTAAAGGATGGATTAATTGCCCCCGGAAGTTCCTGTACCCTACCGGTAATTCCTACTCAGATATATACTTCTTTATATGGATTTTTGATTTTTTTTATTCTTATCCGGATGAAAAAGCATAAAAAGTATGACGGATTTCTTATGTTGAGCTTTTTCTTATTATATTCAATTTCCCGCTTTACCATAGAATTTTTTAGATTTTACGAAAATAATTACAAAGTATTTAATTTATTAACTATTACTCAGGCTATTTTAATAGGTGTTGTATTGGTTTCCCTGGTGTTTATGAATATTTTGAAGAAAAAAAGCAAGAAAATATAATGATTCGTTAGTGAATAGCAGATAGTAGTTAGTAAGAAAAATATCTTGCTATTGATTGCCTAACCAATTAACCGAGTAATTAGCTAACTAATTCAATTAGGACTTACTTATGACAGAAAATGATAAAAGTTTATTATTTTTAGGTGAAGATAGGATTAGACTTGACCTCTATTTGACCCGGAAAAAAATATTTCCCTCCAGATCCCAGATTCGAAGTTTAATCGATCAGGGCAAAATCATAGTTAACTCCATAAGGGTGAAACCAAGTTATATTTTGAAAAATGGGGATGTGATAGATTTAGAATTACCGGAACAAAAAGAATTGGCAATCGAACCTGAAGCCATTCCTTTGGATATAATTTACGAAGATGAATATTTAGTAGTAGTTAATAAACCGGCAGATATGATTGTTCACCCTGCAGGGAAAATTCGTTCCGGTACACTGGTGAATGCCCTGCTTTACTATTGCCGGGATTCCTTATCCGGAATAGGGGGGGTAATCAGACCGGGCATTGTACACCGCCTGGACAAAGATACATCCGGTCTGATGGTTGCTGCGAAAAATGATTTTGCGCATCTTAATCTATCAAGACAGATCAAAGATCACCAGGTAACCAAAAAATATCTTGCCTTAGTTCACGGTAATATGAGAGATGATTCCGGAATTATCGATGCACCTATCGGTAGGAGCCTGAGGAACAGAAAAAAAATGGCAGTTATTGAAGGAAAAAGCAGGAAAGCAATAACTCAATTCAAGGTGCTAAGAAGGTTTTCCGGCTATACCCTCCTCGAAGTTATTCTTGGTACTGGTAGGACTCATCAGATAAGAGTACACCTGGCTTTTATCGGTTACCCCATTGTAGGTGACCAACTATACACTAACCGAAAACAAGGATTAAATATTCGAAGACAGGCTTTACATTCTCGTACTTTAGGCTTTGTGCACCCTTTATCTAAGAAATATATGGAATTTTCTGTACCATTGCCCCAGGATATACAGGAATTAATTGATTACCTGGAAAAAAATAGAGCATAGTAAAATTATTTTTGAGAAATCTTCTCCATTCCCCTGACCTCTTCTGCATTTATTTGTATCCAAAGACTCTTTTCCTGTGAATAAATCACCATTCCCGGTTTGGCATTTTTAGGTTTTTTCACGTGTTTTTTAAAAGTATAATCGACTAATATTTTATTATCTTTTTTTGCCTTACTGAAATAAGCCGCCAGATTTGCCGCTTGGATCAAGGTCCCAAGAGGGAGAGAATGTTTTTCTCCTTTATTTCTAATAATAACATGAGACCCCTGAATATTTTTTGCGTGCAGCCAGGTATCATTGCCAGATGCTAATTTAAAGGTTAAAAAGTCATTTTGTAGATTATTTTTCCCTACATAGATTTCCCAGCCATCTTGTGATATATATTTTACTGGCAATAGCCTGTTTTTATTTTTTTCTTTTTGGGGTTTTTTAGAGTAAGAAGCCTCTCCTTTTTTTGCCCATCCTAATTCGGTCAGGTGATGGAAAATTTTGAGCAGACCGGGAAGAGAATTGATTTCTTGTTCAAATAATTTCTTCAATTCGAATAGTCGAGCAATATTATCTTCATGGCTCTTTAATTGTGCAAAAATTATCTGAAAACTATCTTTTGCTTTTCGGTATTTTTTAAAATATAAGCGGGCGTTCTCCAAGGGAGTTAATCTTTGTTTTAGTGGAATGGTAATATTTTTCTGTTGGGGAGAATAATAGTTGATGCATCTAAATTCATCGTTTCCTCTCTTTATATCGGAAAGGTTTGCTTTTATCAATTCGCCGCATATCTTGTAGTGCTCACAATTTTTTACTTCTTCTAATTTTTTTTGGCAATCATTTATCTTGTTATTTATTTTTAGGTGATTTTTTCTGATGATCTGGTCTATCTTATTTTGTAAAGATAGAATCTCCCTATCTTT
The sequence above is a segment of the Candidatus Atribacteria bacterium genome. Coding sequences within it:
- a CDS encoding isoleucine--tRNA ligase gives rise to the protein MQMDYKDSLNLPKTKFKMKANLAQEEPKLLAFWEAQEIYNKVLEKKKNLEKYILHDGPPYANGNIHIGTAYNKILKDIIPKYKSMKGYNARYVPGWDTHGLPIEFQVTKEMKVDLNEINPVELRKKCTEYAKHYINVQREEFKRLGVMGEWENPYLTLNPAYEAEQIEVFKKMFSRGYIYKGLKPVYWCANCETALAAAEIEYHNKQSSSIYVKFLVKDSLKKVFPENGEENNFVLIWTTTPWTIPGNMAVALNPDIEYSLVKTETGNLLLASALVEKVMKEINITDYQIIGKANGKLLDGIKCKHPIFDRDSILILGDHVLLDEGSGCVHTAPGHGQEDYEIGVKYKIPIFTTLDSQGKFNQEGGKFKGLTYEEGNRAIIEELDENGTLLKVSKIMHSYPHCWRCKKPVVFRATEQWFVNIKAFRDLTLKEIERVQFVPTWGKEKIYGMVETRTDWCISRQRVWGVPIPVFYCKGCKEIIVNEETVNSVKKLFLEKGSDSWFSLSAREILPEDYKCPHCQGKDFEKEKDIMDVWFDSGCSHAAVLRKRKELHWPAEMYLEGTDQHRGWFQTSLLTSVAAFKKAPYKTVLTHGFIVDAEGRKMSKSIGNVIAPQKIIEKYGADILRLWVASSDYRTDIRISSKILDQLVEIYRRIRNTARFILGNLSDFNPRTDMVSYHNLDQLDCLILSNFQSLVKRVNESYNQFEFHSLYHEIHNFCAIDLSSFYLDIIKDRLYTAFSDSLERRAAQTVLYQIINDLVKMIAPVLSFTAEEIWQYLREIEKGEESVFLTSWPEVNDNYRDKKLEQKWDNLLKIRKDVLKALEIKRGEGFIGNSLEAQVNIYTTNKEIYDYLISFKGQLETIFIVSKTDIVHGKGDKELSFDAYAGVEFPDITVLITRAPGKKCERCWCYSETVGEDQKHPTICHRCAKVMHEHFKE
- the lspA gene encoding signal peptidase II, whose product is MSILRSKKNTMGFILFTLFIILLDQASKIYIQYNMQIGESIPIITGIFHITYIENPYTAFGLFRYQTIFFVIAALVSIIIIILIYKKVIFKEDPFMYIPLTLILSGAVGNLIDRVRVSGRVIDFIDFKIWPIFNIADSAIVCGMLVLLIHILFHSSEKEDEGEGEKGEEWEKEEKYKEQNKE
- the lgt gene encoding prolipoprotein diacylglyceryl transferase; translation: MYRILFTIGSFSIYSYGLMIALAFITAILFAMKEAKKIGEDPERILDISLYVILGALIGGRLGYVLIYLDYYMKNPLKILYFRQGGLSFLGGFLVAYFLCWLYVRKTKISFWKYADIAAPSIALGIAIGRIGCFLNGCCFGVVSENYGIKFPSLNMPPVYLQQLKDGLIAPGSSCTLPVIPTQIYTSLYGFLIFFILIRMKKHKKYDGFLMLSFFLLYSISRFTIEFFRFYENNYKVFNLLTITQAILIGVVLVSLVFMNILKKKSKKI
- a CDS encoding RluA family pseudouridine synthase, whose protein sequence is MTENDKSLLFLGEDRIRLDLYLTRKKIFPSRSQIRSLIDQGKIIVNSIRVKPSYILKNGDVIDLELPEQKELAIEPEAIPLDIIYEDEYLVVVNKPADMIVHPAGKIRSGTLVNALLYYCRDSLSGIGGVIRPGIVHRLDKDTSGLMVAAKNDFAHLNLSRQIKDHQVTKKYLALVHGNMRDDSGIIDAPIGRSLRNRKKMAVIEGKSRKAITQFKVLRRFSGYTLLEVILGTGRTHQIRVHLAFIGYPIVGDQLYTNRKQGLNIRRQALHSRTLGFVHPLSKKYMEFSVPLPQDIQELIDYLEKNRA